The genome window CCGGCGACATTTAACAATAAACTATAGAATCCGAATACCACTATTGCCGAAGCGTGGTGAGGAATGGTAAACGAAATAAGCGGGATAATACTGACTTCAACCACCGCTTCGAGCGGGTGAAAAGCGTAAGCCGCAAATGGTGTTGGATTAATAGAGAGGTGGTGCGTTTTATGCACATATTTAAATAGTGGCTTCCAGTGCATTAACCGGTGTGTCCAATAAAAATAGGTATCATGTAACAGGATCATTAGCAAAATACTGATAAAATAATACACATAGCCATATTTATTTATAGGCGCATATACCAGTGTCAACCCTTTGGCACCAGCTATTATGGTAAGCGTTATAATTAAACCAAATATCAGCACTGTAAAAAACGAATACTTTATTTCGCGGAAGATGTGCTGTTTATCCGGGTATTTCTGCTGAATTTTTGAGTACCAGTACTTCTTGTTCTTCCAAACATAAAAAAACAGGTAAAATAAACCAGTAAACAACAAGTAGCGGATGCTTATATTGAACAGTACGTTTAAAGTGTCGTATGAATAAAGCGCTTGCATACAGTAGTAACGTTAAAAATCAAAAATCCTTATTCAGCAATTTCTCAAGCTCGGCAAAGCTGATGTTCATTTTAACGCGGCCCTGTTTGGCATAAGAGATTTCTCCCGTTTCTTCAGATACTATTATAGCAGTAGCGTCATTAGCTTCAGTTACACCAATACCGGCCCGGTGGCGCAAACCGAATTGCGTGGGAAGGTCCGTCTTTTCAGTAAGTGGTAATATGCAGCTGGCCGATTTTATTTTATTCTCGGCAATAACTACTGCACCATCATGCAGCGGACTGTTCTTTTGAAAGATACTCTCCAGCAAACGTTTCGAGATCTTAGCCTCAATTACTTCACAACTATTCTGGTAAAACTGTTCGTCGTAATATTTTGCAAAAACAATCAGGGCGCCGGTACGGGTTTGCTTAAGGCTTTTACAGGCATCAATTATTGGCTTTATGCGGGCGTAGTTATCCTTTTCAATTTGTGCCTTACCAAAAAAGTACTGCCACCATGCCTTGTTACGCTGTAACGAAGCATTTTTACCTACCAGCAGCAAAAACCGCCTGATCTCCTGCTGAAATAAAACTATAACCGCTATAATACCTACATCGGCCACCTTTTTAAGGATCCCGGCGAGTAGCGGCATCTTTTCTTCCGGAACAATGAAGTAAAGAATATAGATCAGGGTAAGCCCTATAAATATATTAGCAGCGATGGTTCCCCTTATAAGGTTATATAGCTGGTATATAATAATGGCCAGCAATAAAATATCCAGTACAGAAAAAGGAGTAATTTTTAAAAGGCCGAAATCAAACGCTTGCATTTAGCTAAGGTAGGTTTTTAGTCCCAAAGTCGGAAAAACCCGGATGTCAGAAATCAGAATAACTTATTGGGGCCTCTTCCAAATTTCCGCACATACGCTCCCCCTATCCCTGAAATGGCCCCCCGGGCACGCCCCAGCCCCACCTGGGCATTGGCACATCGGGATCTTCGGTTACTTCATCCGTGTTTGAGTTAATCACTGCTATCCGGGTTCCCCATTCCAGGTAGGCTAAAAACGCAGAGCGAAACTCCGGGTCCGGCGGTAGCGCCAGTTCGTCGGCAGTTTCCAGCAGCAATTCCATCCAGCGTTTGCGGTGGGTTTCGGTAAGGTGTTTTTTAAGATGCTTTTTTATCATCAAAAAATGGCTGCCCTCTGATTCACTATAAACTTTTGGACCGCCAAGCACTTCAGCAACAAAATGCGCCACGTGTAACCGGTGCGCTGCAGACATATGTTTAAAAACCGGCTCCAGGATCCCGTCCGCTAAAACTTTATCATAAAAATTATCGAAAAGGGTTACAAATACAGGCATTCCGCCAGCCCATTCATAAAGCGTTGGGATTTTTGCGTGATGGTTTGCTGCCATGATTTTAGCTTTGGATAGTTGTAATGTTTAAAGATTGGAAAGTTATTTCGAAAGATCAACGTTTTTTCGCTGGCTCTAGCCTCTTTTTATTTCCTCTTTGTTCTTTGGGAACAACAACGAGGCGGCCACACTTATTAACAGGATAGCTAAAATTATCAGCAGCGACCGCGCGGTGTTGAGGCCGACTAGTTCAGCATATTCAGCCAACAGCATTTTAAGACCGATAAATGCCAGCAAGGCCGCAAGCCCTACCTTCAGATAATGGAACTTGTCAATAATATTAACCAACAAAAAGAACATGGAGCGCAAACCCAGTATGGCAAATATATTAGAGAAGAAGACGATATAAGGATCTTTGGTGATCGAAAATATAGCGGGGATGGAATCTACAGCAAACACCAGGTCGGTAAGCTCAATAATGAGCAAAACCAGGAAAAGCGGCGTCATCATTTTTTTGCCATTTATATTTACAAAAAACCTGTCGCCTTCAAATTGGGGATGCACCGAAAAATACCGGGATGCCAGTTTAACCACCTTGTGATTCTCAGGGTCAATGTTTTCGTCTTTGTTGCGGTTAATGAACATGCTTACGCCTGTATAAACCAAAAACGCACCGAAAAGGTAAAGGATCCAATGGAAATGTTCAATAAGTGTTGAACCCAGGAAAATAAAAGCAAACCGCATTACAACGGCACCGGCAATACCCCAAAAAAGCACTTTATGATAATGCCTGGGGCTAACACTAAAAGCTGTAAAAATCAGTACGATAACAAATATATTATCTACTGATAAAGCATATTCAACAACATAACCGGTAATAAACTCTAACCCGAGGGCATTTCGATAAAGTTGCAGGCTGCCGGCAAAATCATTAGGATTAAGCTTAAGTTTATGAAAATGAGCGGCATTAACTTTCTGCAGAACGGCCAAACTATTGATATGGTGAAGCAAGTGCCCCCAGTTTAATATCAGCACATAAAACCCAAGCGCTAAAATCACCCATACAGCGCTCATTATGCCGGCCCGCTTAAGGCTAACAGGTTTTTCGGGAGTGGCAAAAAGGCCCAAATCAAGGGCGAGCATTATTAAAATGAAAACGATAAAACCTGATATAAAGATCAGTTCGCTGCTCATTATTTATTGCGTTCGGTGGTAAAGCGTACCAGTTGTTCCAGCCCGGTACGGGCCTCGCCCGCCGGGAAGGTATTTAATATTTCAAAGGCTTCGTCCTGATATTTCTTCATCTGGGTTTCTGCATACTGCAGTCCGCCGGTTTCTTTTACAAAGCTGATGATCTGCGCAATTTTTGCGGGATCATCATTGTGGTTTTTAACCAGGTTGATCATTTTCTTTTTAACATCAGGCTTGCTGTTGTTAAGTGCGTAGATGAGCGGTAGCGTAACCTTCTTTTCTTTGATATCAATACCTAGCGGCTTGCCTACATCATCGGTGCCAAAATCAAACATATCATCCTTTATCTGGAAGGCGATGCCTATCTTTTCGCCAAACAGGCGCATTTTTTCGATTATTTCATCAGCGGCCCCGGCTGACGCGGCCCCGCATTCGCAGCAACTGGCTATCAAGCTGGCCGTTTTCTGCCTGATCACTTCGTAATAAACCTTTTCTTCAATATCCATCCGGCGCACTTTTTCCACCTGCAGCAATTCGCCTTCAATCATCTGCTCCATTGCTGTAGATACTATTTTAAGGAACCTGTAGTCATCATTCTTCATGGAGAGCAGCAAGCCTTTCGACAGCAGGAAATCGCCAACCAAAACGGCAATTTTATTTTTCCATAAAGCGTTGATAGAGAAAAAACTGCGGCGCTGATAGGAGTTATCAACCACGTCGTCATGAATCAGTGTGGCGGTATGCAACAGTTCAACAAGCGCGGCACCGCGATGCGTTGACTCATTGATGCCCCCGCAAATGCTGGCCGAAAAAAATACAAACATGGGCCTGATTTGCTTTCCCTTACGCTTAACGATATAGTGGGTGATACGATCAAGCAGAGGAACCGAGCTTTGCATAGAAGCTTTAAATTTCCCCTCAAAAACATCTATATCCGCCGCAATAGGTTTTTTAATCTCGTTGATGCTCAGCATTAAATTACCGCTTTTAAAATTTGAAGCCTGTTTTCGGGCTTTACGCACAAACATAAGTAAAAAGTTGCTGGTTCGCAGGTGGTGTATAATAGTATTATGCTAAAATGACGATTGTCTGCCAGGCAAAAATTCCGCGACCTTTTATGAGGTCCCCCTTCCTGTCAGGTCAAAGATTAGCCATTAAACCTTTTACTCTAAAAACACTCTATTACTTTAACAACGTCAAATTGGAAAGACGAGTGATTATAGTTTTGTGTAAGTTAAGTTTTCATGAAGCGCCGCGGACATTTTATCCCGGCGCTTTTTTATTGCTGTTAAAAGCAATATTATTTTACCTTTGCAATCCAAATTACGGAGAGGTGTCTGAGTGGTCGAAAGAGCACGCCTGGAAAGTGTGTATACTTCAAAAGGGTATCGAGGGTTCGAATCCCTCCCTCTCCGCACAATATTTATAAAGCCTGATAGTTAGCTTATTAGCAATATATCAGGCTTTCTTATTGCCATATCTCTGCCCTTTCTCTACTTTTAATTATGAAAGACTGCTAGCCAACCAACATCGTAGCGTTAATGTTTAAAGAAACGCCGCAAGTATTAAACCGGATGGTTGAGGTTGTTGTTTATAACCAGCCCGGTTTATGAACGGATGTCAGCCTTCTTAAATTGCATTAACACAGGGGTTGCATTCTTCAAAATGCACCTTACACGTTTAATTACTTTACACCTTTACACCAGTTATCTATTATTTATGAATTTTAAAATCAACCATATCCAGCATATCGGAATCCCCGTAACTGATTTAAACAGATCAGAAACATTTTATAAGAAACTGGGATTTGAAAACGTAATGGCATCCGGGTTTGATCACAATGGAGGCAGGGGTAAAATGGCAATGATGCAAAAAGGCGAAATGATCATTGAAATTTATCAGTTGCCGGATACAGTGCTTGACGAAATAAGAAACCGTGCAGATGGCCATATAGACCATGTTGCTTTTGATGTGGATGATATTGATCTGGCATTTAGCGAATTGAAAAACGCCTCTTTCCTCATTATTGAAGATGCACCGGTTTTTCTTCCCTTTTGGAAAAACGGATGTAAATACTTTAATATTTCAGGCCCCGACGGTGAGCGGCTGGAGTTTAACCAGATCTTATAAGTGAAACAATCCGACAGGATACCGGATTGTGTTTCACTTATAAAGTTTTTTAATCTGCCTGGCTGCTATAATGGCCATGCGTGAGTTAATGATACCTTATTGCGATGGCGGGCAAATCTGCATTAACGTTACAACACTACTCGCTTCGTAGGATTGTATGATACCAGTTGGGCAGGCTACCGCGTAGTTGCGGTAAGTTAAATTGCGGGCCTTATCACGATTTGCCCAGCCTGAATTAACATTTTTTTGGATCCAGGCCAAATATTGCTTTTGTCCGCCGTCATTAATCAGCATCATTAGGTATTGTGCAAATATAGCTTTCAGCACGCCCTGTTCATTAAAATCGCCTTCGGCGGGCAATATCCCATTAACGCACATCTTGTTTTGGGTATAGTCGGCGGCCAATTTGGCATCAGCCAGGTAGGTGGCGTCGTTTGTTACCTGATAAAGCATCACACCGGCGCCGATAGCTGTACCCTGATTATAAGTATAATCCTGGTAGCCCGGAGGATTATTGCCTATTTTATGATCGGCCACTTCGCCGCTGGTTGCATTAAACAAATTTGCTTTTGACCATGCATAAATTGATTTTGCTTTAGCAAGATAACTCGTATCCTTAGTAATTTGGTACAGGCGTACCGCTGCAATAACAGTAGGATAATTAATGCATGCATTTTTACCGCTGTGTTGAAAATCCCAAAACATCCCACCATCAACGGAATCATAGGAGCCGGCCCAAACATGGTTAAAGCCCGCAACAGCGTTTTGCAGATAAGCTGTATTCCCGGTAAGTTGGTTCGCTCTTGCTAACGCTGTTACCCACCACATCATATCGTCGTAAATAAACCAGGTAGTTTGATTGTTCCAGTTATAATTATCATACTGGTTTGCCCCTCCCGCATACATATCGTTTACCATTGTTAACTGGGACGGGCTTTTTGTACGTTCGTAAACATCCATGGCTAAATCCCAGTAAATGGCCTGGGTCCATATTGCACCAATTCCGCTCTTGTCGGTGGCATTGTAATATAACCTGGCTGTTGGGTTGTAGAAATAGCTATTGAAAGCGGTGTATGCGGTATCAGCATCCTTAAGTGTGAAATTTGCTGATTGAACCACCGGCACCGGCTTTAATGATTGTGGCGCCGGTAAGTGATAAGGTTTGGTACAGCCTATGAAGGCCAAACCTAAAATAAAAAATAAAGTGTAAAAAAAATTTCTCATAGTAAAGTTAGTATTGAATTGGGTTAGTATGTAACTGGTATCGCAATGATAGATTTAAGCTCTTAAAAACAAGGTTAAAAAAGCGATTAACACCCAATTAAATTCATTAACCTTTAATAATTATTCTTTGTGATTTACCCGATAAATTGCCTTTGCTGCTATGGA of Mucilaginibacter xinganensis contains these proteins:
- a CDS encoding sterol desaturase family protein, which codes for MQALYSYDTLNVLFNISIRYLLFTGLFYLFFYVWKNKKYWYSKIQQKYPDKQHIFREIKYSFFTVLIFGLIITLTIIAGAKGLTLVYAPINKYGYVYYFISILLMILLHDTYFYWTHRLMHWKPLFKYVHKTHHLSINPTPFAAYAFHPLEAVVEVSIIPLISFTIPHHASAIVVFGFYSLLLNVAGHLGYELFPKGFASHKIFKWHNTSTHHNMHHRLVKCNYGLYLNFWDRIMHTNHPEYEDSFNRIVEQREEGKIIRDQLKESKKTGLTFAGRDEALPEL
- the cdaA gene encoding diadenylate cyclase CdaA, whose amino-acid sequence is MQAFDFGLLKITPFSVLDILLLAIIIYQLYNLIRGTIAANIFIGLTLIYILYFIVPEEKMPLLAGILKKVADVGIIAVIVLFQQEIRRFLLLVGKNASLQRNKAWWQYFFGKAQIEKDNYARIKPIIDACKSLKQTRTGALIVFAKYYDEQFYQNSCEVIEAKISKRLLESIFQKNSPLHDGAVVIAENKIKSASCILPLTEKTDLPTQFGLRHRAGIGVTEANDATAIIVSEETGEISYAKQGRVKMNISFAELEKLLNKDF
- a CDS encoding polyprenyl synthetase family protein gives rise to the protein MLSINEIKKPIAADIDVFEGKFKASMQSSVPLLDRITHYIVKRKGKQIRPMFVFFSASICGGINESTHRGAALVELLHTATLIHDDVVDNSYQRRSFFSINALWKNKIAVLVGDFLLSKGLLLSMKNDDYRFLKIVSTAMEQMIEGELLQVEKVRRMDIEEKVYYEVIRQKTASLIASCCECGAASAGAADEIIEKMRLFGEKIGIAFQIKDDMFDFGTDDVGKPLGIDIKEKKVTLPLIYALNNSKPDVKKKMINLVKNHNDDPAKIAQIISFVKETGGLQYAETQMKKYQDEAFEILNTFPAGEARTGLEQLVRFTTERNK
- a CDS encoding glycoside hydrolase family 76 protein — protein: MRNFFYTLFFILGLAFIGCTKPYHLPAPQSLKPVPVVQSANFTLKDADTAYTAFNSYFYNPTARLYYNATDKSGIGAIWTQAIYWDLAMDVYERTKSPSQLTMVNDMYAGGANQYDNYNWNNQTTWFIYDDMMWWVTALARANQLTGNTAYLQNAVAGFNHVWAGSYDSVDGGMFWDFQHSGKNACINYPTVIAAVRLYQITKDTSYLAKAKSIYAWSKANLFNATSGEVADHKIGNNPPGYQDYTYNQGTAIGAGVMLYQVTNDATYLADAKLAADYTQNKMCVNGILPAEGDFNEQGVLKAIFAQYLMMLINDGGQKQYLAWIQKNVNSGWANRDKARNLTYRNYAVACPTGIIQSYEASSVVTLMQICPPSQ
- a CDS encoding group II truncated hemoglobin translates to MAANHHAKIPTLYEWAGGMPVFVTLFDNFYDKVLADGILEPVFKHMSAAHRLHVAHFVAEVLGGPKVYSESEGSHFLMIKKHLKKHLTETHRKRWMELLLETADELALPPDPEFRSAFLAYLEWGTRIAVINSNTDEVTEDPDVPMPRWGWGVPGGPFQG
- a CDS encoding VOC family protein, which codes for MNFKINHIQHIGIPVTDLNRSETFYKKLGFENVMASGFDHNGGRGKMAMMQKGEMIIEIYQLPDTVLDEIRNRADGHIDHVAFDVDDIDLAFSELKNASFLIIEDAPVFLPFWKNGCKYFNISGPDGERLEFNQIL
- a CDS encoding TerC/Alx family metal homeostasis membrane protein yields the protein MSSELIFISGFIVFILIMLALDLGLFATPEKPVSLKRAGIMSAVWVILALGFYVLILNWGHLLHHINSLAVLQKVNAAHFHKLKLNPNDFAGSLQLYRNALGLEFITGYVVEYALSVDNIFVIVLIFTAFSVSPRHYHKVLFWGIAGAVVMRFAFIFLGSTLIEHFHWILYLFGAFLVYTGVSMFINRNKDENIDPENHKVVKLASRYFSVHPQFEGDRFFVNINGKKMMTPLFLVLLIIELTDLVFAVDSIPAIFSITKDPYIVFFSNIFAILGLRSMFFLLVNIIDKFHYLKVGLAALLAFIGLKMLLAEYAELVGLNTARSLLIILAILLISVAASLLFPKNKEEIKRG